CAAAGGATCAAGGTTTAAGAAATTAATTTGCCTTCCTGCATTGAAGATTTTTCCTTCTTCCAAGTTCATTGTGCAGTCTCTGCACATACGTTGAACCACAGTGGAATTCTTGGAACAGACTATTTGAATTACTTCTTTCTATCTTACAGGTTTCTCACTGAATATATCCTCAACCTACGTACTCTTTAAGTTTCCTTTGCCGTAGTTGGCATGATATAAATTTTAATAACAACTCTTCCACCCCCCATTAAAAAACACACATTCCCAGTTCTTGTGAGATTTCTTGGCAATACTTCATTTTGGAAGCATGTTCCATTAGCAAAGAAGCTAAGATACCTTATTCAACGTTAATTCATGGATGactgtttttaaagtgttttaaaaGTGTTTAAAGGACTGTTTTAAAGTGTAGAAATGGTGTTGTGACCCTTTTGTGTCCTGCGCAATTAGCaatggacccagaggactcagagacagtgaCGGAGTGGTACAGGCGTCATGTAATCCTGGCACCTGAGAGTGGCAGCGTAGAggacgtggtgtcagaggctgaagagccaCCAGGGTCTTCTGTACCTCCTGAAATGAGTGACTTAGGagaagaggagcctcttcttgatgctaggattcacagggcctctgggaggcatgagtggttactcaggaggaggcttcctcatgagtagcactgctggctgCTGGGCCAcgccctcaggctatttaaggggGAGTCACACAATGCTTTGATGCAGAGAACAACGTAGTTCACTTCAGAAATTTTGTTGCCACTCGTGTCTTTGATTTGTGTTTCAAAGAACCACATTCTTGGCTACTGTAATCAGCTCTGATcttccagccaacctctgtaCCTCTACGCTACTGAATCTTGTTTCAACTTGGTAATTACTGTCATATTTATCTCTTCTTGGAATCTGGCTAGCTGATCAGACTTTATAATCAGTGTGGTGAAGCCTTTGCTAATTTTTACCTCATTTTCAAAGAGACTCAGCCTGCATAAGACATTTATAAATAGTAAAATCTTTATTAGTTAATCTGGTGGTGTGATCTTGTTTTGGGGGGCTCAGCATTGGGACAGAACAAATGGGTTGCCACTGTTTTCCAGATGGGCAGTGCAGCCAACAACCCTGGAATTCTTAGGTAATACGATTCCAAATAATAACcaagaccccccccccacaccctcTTAGCTTGTGAAGTAGGAGCTAAATTACAACACAATTAGGCATCAAGCCACCCAACTCAGCCACCACATAGAGATGTTCTCCAGGACATGAATGAACAAAACAAATAATCTGATATttccataaatataaatatatttagtcTTGTTTGGTTCGTTACAGagcttgtggtgacccccaaccataattctagcgccaattctcctaacagagctttaagctgattggcaggaatgtcagagggacacccccactgtaaaaacctgattgattgattggatttgtatgccatccctctccaattGGTCAGAgtgtaaatatactgtatattccaaggcgccagaataaaaactttagttcctaacaccatgagaaattcgTCTTTTTcttatggtcttaggtgacccctgtgaaacggtctttGGACCCCCaggatgagaaccactgttctacaaCTCAATAATGttaaaccaccaccacccaacaAACCCCAAACAAACCCAAAATAACACCCCCCCTGAAATCGGGGAAGGAGTGGGGAATTTGCTCCGCCAGGTGCACAGCTGACGACCCTAAACGAAAACCCCAAGGTTGCTTTGGGAGCGCAATGCGTTGCAATTGGCCAATAACCCGGGTACTCAAAGGGGGCTGCCCAAATCTAGCCACCCAGCACCCCCGACTGAACCAATCCCGGTTGAAGCCCAGCGCacgattaatttattttatttttatttatgtatgtatttattttgtccaatacataatacacattgaagagaatagatatgtagtaatataaataaagaaaaggatagaagaaaagatataaaagtataggagaacatatatgaaaggaagaaaagataaatgagataaggagagacaattggacaggggacggaaggcacacgctggtgcacttatggacaCCCCTTAATAgaattaatagattaatagaaCCCCGGGTGCCTCGGAAAGGTTTGGAGAGCTTTCCGCGGTTCAAGGAAGGCTGGCGTTGCGCGAAGGCGGCCggggattccctggctgctttgCAGAGGATCGGCCGGCGAAAGGAGTGAAAGGGCAGCGGATGCGAGAGCCGCTCAAGGGCGGAGGGGAGGGAGGTCCCCGGGCTGGCAGGCGGGCTGGGAAAGAACCTGCCCCCCACCGGAATTCCTGGCGCAGCCCTGGATGCGCGCTGGGCGTGGAGAAGCGGACGCGTCGTGCCCTCGAAGGAGAAGCCAAGGGGGAAGTTGGCGAGCGGCTCGGTTTCTTCCGAGGCGGCAGGGATGGCTCGGCCGGCCTCCCGCTCGGGTCTCCGTcgcggaaggaaggaaagcgggCTCCGGCGGTTAGTCCTGGCGCCGGGGAGCAGGTGGGTGAGGGTGCCCGGGGCGCACCGGTCCGAGGTTTGCTTCGCGCGCTGCGCCTTGGTCGGCTGAGGTTTCCCTGGTTCCgggaagctccccccccccccacacactttcTTTTAGTTGAAAGTTTTATCTAATCCAAAGAGAAATTAAGAAGAATAGAAAAGGAAAGTAGAAAGAGCTACAACAAGgcgggtgtgtctgtgtgtgtaatgTAAGAAGCGGCTTCCGATCTCCGAAGTCGCAAACTTTTTAAACTCCCTTTAAGTTGATATTCTTAAGAGTTCCCATCTTGAGCCTTTTGAATCAAGATGTCGAGAAGTGCTTCGTTTTGGTGCCTTTTCGCCAAGAAAGATTTTTAatcctttatttctttaaaaacgaAACAAAACTACTACTTTCTGTATCCGTCCCTAAATCGAACCAAGTCGACTTGGCCATTTCTTGCCAGTTGTTCCGTTTTCATTTCCCCCGCCTCCATTTTCTCTAATGCGAGGAAAGGAAGCTTTTGAAATGTGGTTTTAGGGGTCTCTCTGCCTCCCTTTGCAGAagatccagaagttgtgaatgccccaacactggaagtttttaagcagatgttggataagtagtgtagggtttcctgcctaagcagagggttggactagaagacctcaaagatcccttccaactctgttgttgttgttgtttgttgttattgttgttattattattattttgttgttgttattattattattattattattattattattattattattattattattattattattattattatattcacctTCTAAATGGCTTCTGTAATatatggtttcctgcctagggggggtggggttggactagaacaggggtaggcaaagttggctcttctctgacatgtgaacttcaactcccagaattcctgagctagcatgattggctcaggaattctgggagttgaagttcacatgtcagagaagagcctacccttggactagaacagtgtttttcaaccagtgtgccggggcacactagtgtgccgcgagacatggtcaggtgtgccgcgaagctcagagagaaagaaagcaagagagagagaaagcaagagagagagagaaagaaagcaagagagagaaagagcaagcaagagagaaagagaacaagagagggaaagagagagagcaagagagagaaagaaagcaagagagagagagaaagagagggagggaaggagagagagagaaagacatagagggagggagggagagagaaagagagcaaaaaagagaggaaggaaggaagagaaagagggatggagagagagagagaaagaaacaagaaggaagggagagaaagagggagggagaaagaaatagagcaaaggggaggaagagagagagagagatttttttggtccaaactttttttacaccccccccccccccgctcaatgtgccccagggtttcgtaaatgtaaaaaatgtgctgtggctcaaaaaacgttgaaaatcactggactagaagacctccaaggtcccttccaactctgttgttatttcttttattcattaaacatgaaactcagtcaatttgacatttaaaaatgcataaCAAATACCACTGATTGGTGCTGTTGATCACACCCAACTTCCTTAAGGATCCTTGGTGTTGCTACCAGATGAGTTGCAGCCAGCATCCtcggtatcaaccaagtattttcctaaaatatatgatgttcgaGTAGCATATTTTTTGGCTGTTCTAGTTACTGCAGGGAGCTACAATTTCTTGACatgcttttattgttgttgttgttgttaactcCTGGGATAATCCTGTTTTTGCTCTTTCCTGTTCAAATGCAAAGTAGATGAAAGGACCCAGGGGCTTCAGTGGATGTGTGACCAGTTGAGACTTGCTGCTGGAATATGGCAGGTAAGGAAGTGTCGGTGAGTGGTGCAGGTGCCTTCAGTGTTCTTCCCACACTTCTTCACCCCAGCTCTTCCTTTCACATcctcaattgcagaaaatgtgTGAAATTGGCCACCTTTTAATGTTCCGCTAAAACTCAGTGCAGATAGACATCTGATGATTAACCAAAGACATACGTTTCCGATTGCACCCTGTTCTGAAGAATGACAATTGTTgaatgattgtaaattgaggtcTACCTCTACGGTAGAAATTCTTTCACAACTTTCAATGGCATCTTATGCTGTTTGTGTTACAGTAGTCCATTCATTGTTGAACCAGTGACTATTGGTAAGAATGAAATATAAAtagctattttttctttttcttcttgcttTGCAGTTTTAGCTTGTcagtttaaattttttaataagTTTCCTTTTTAAGATTAAAGATTGTTTTGTACAAAACAAAAGTTGCAAAAAAAGATGGTATCTTTggttaaagcaggggtgtcaaacttgatttcattgagggccgcatcagggggccaagcagtggtgggttgctacggATTCACACCAGTTCAGCGAACTGATAGCAGAGGCGgagggctctgcccacccacccagatgtgcatgtgtagaagcattgtgcatgtgcaaagtgCATGTGCCTGCATGCTCCCATTCCCAAACCTAAGCAAAGGTACTGGAACCCATTACTGGGGCTGGGTTGAACaaggccatggtgggcatggccagctccacTTATGCTGGTGGCGCCTGTAGGAGCCCAACtgctctgccagtaaaaacgggTCCCTGAGCTCTGTTTCGCCTGCAACGACCTCCTGCgatcctctgccagcgaaaacggagctcTGGAAGGCAGCCTGCAGCCCTCGCAAgccccgttttcactggcagaagcatcgcaggccagtcctttgctgtttgcaGGATTCTGCAGTCTGGATCCggtccctgggccttgagtttgacacccctggattaaAGCCTTCAGTAGCTGACTTCCTCAAAAACTCTCTTATTTCTGATTTGTGCAGGCTGGTTCAAGACATTGCTGCAGAAACCCAGGAAGAGACTGGATCCCTCAAATGGCACCTCTGAGtgtttcccttcctccccttccccttccgtGCAGAAAAGTCCTAGTTCACTTCCTCGTAGCTTGACCAACAGCCCCAAACTGGGGTGCTCCATCGCCCGGATTGTAAGCAATTCCGATAGTGCCCGATGGAGCAAGTTATACGATGTCTGCATTTGCCACAGCGAGGGGGACCTTGAGTTTGTGGAAGAGCTGGTGGCCTACTTAGAGAAGGAGCCCGAACGTTTCCGTTGCTTTCTTCAGCTGCGGGACTCTGTCCCAGGTGGGGCTGTTGTGACGGAGCTGTGCAACGCCGTCGAGAACAGCCACTGTTGGGTGCTGTTGATCACACCCAACTTCCTTAAGGATCCTTGGTGTTGCTACCAGATGCACCATGCCTTGACCGAGGCTCCCATGGCGAACGGGCGTACCATCCCTGTGCTGAAGGATATAGACCGGGCCGACTACCCCAGGGAACTCCGATGCATTTACTACATCAGCGTGGTGCTCCAAGAGAACAGTTTCCGACAGATCAAAGAGACGATACTGCGTTGTAAGtgagaaacttagaaacatagaaacatagaaaatggacggcagaaaaagacctcatggtccatctagtctgcctttatactatttcttgttttttatcttaggatggatatacagtggtacctcgtcttactaacttaattggttctgagaggaggttcgtaagatgaaaagatcgtaagacgaaacaatgtttcccataggaaacaatgtaaaaccgattaacgcatgcaagcaaaaaaaaaaaaaaatccccctaggcctttacaatttatgcatggtatgttttcttgtatgtatgattggttttaaaataagggttttctagttgttgtagtattggatttacatgatgtttttattattgttgttagctgccccgagtctatggagaggggcggcatacagatccaataaataaataaataaaataaataaatttattaaataaatagcaACCGAAAGACCCATGGcttataattaaattaattataattttaaaaaatgaattaaaaaatgaataaaattagtgAGCCTTTGTTGGATTCAAAGCTGCTGacagctttttttcttttcccttttagaTCTCCTGGACTTTTGTCAAAACTCAAGAAGCAAAGACTAATTGCACTTCtgaatgaagaaaaaagatgctTGGTTACAGGAAACTTAAGGTCAAAAGGAAGCCTTCCAGTATATGGAACTTGGAGATGAAGCTTTTATGGGGAAGGAATCCTCTCTCACGGAGGTTGACTTGATTGAAGACAGATTTCATTTGATGCTGAGATTTAACTCTCCTCATTTGTCTGATTAGCTTAATCATCTTGTTTGTCCCTGAAAATTGACCAGGTGAAAAAACAAGAATTGCACCGGTTCCAGGAATGCAACAGTTATGGAAAACAGTTTACCAATTCTTCCAAAATGCCCTTTTTAAAGGACAGAGCAAGATTTAGGTCAAGGAGGGGCTGTTTGAGTTTCACAATGTTTACTTTCCCGGAACGGATGAACCGTTTCGCAGAGCTAACTTCCATCATTATACTGTACTAACGATTCTGCTGAGATTTGGTGGACAGTAGAACACTAATTTGTACCAAGAAGATGCAAGTTGGTTGTGTTCATAGGTCAGTCGGTCATGTCCTTCTCTGTAATGacccatttcctttccttcccatctAGTTCGGCGTTTCTCTGCAGTCTTAACAGTTGGTCGGTATGTTACAACTTCATTCTTTTAGTCACATTCAGCTGGTTTCCAGCTG
The nucleotide sequence above comes from Erythrolamprus reginae isolate rEryReg1 chromosome 12, rEryReg1.hap1, whole genome shotgun sequence. Encoded proteins:
- the TIRAP gene encoding toll/interleukin-1 receptor domain-containing adapter protein gives rise to the protein MAGWFKTLLQKPRKRLDPSNGTSECFPSSPSPSVQKSPSSLPRSLTNSPKLGCSIARIVSNSDSARWSKLYDVCICHSEGDLEFVEELVAYLEKEPERFRCFLQLRDSVPGGAVVTELCNAVENSHCWVLLITPNFLKDPWCCYQMHHALTEAPMANGRTIPVLKDIDRADYPRELRCIYYISVVLQENSFRQIKETILRYLLDFCQNSRSKD